From Kineosporia succinea, the proteins below share one genomic window:
- a CDS encoding DUF2945 domain-containing protein, which translates to MSQITVGDKVTWKTPQGPTHGTVVEVRTKDFQLAKQKFTADEDEPMFIVESEKSGARAAHRAEALSKRS; encoded by the coding sequence ATGTCGCAGATCACGGTGGGGGACAAGGTCACCTGGAAGACGCCCCAGGGACCGACGCACGGCACGGTGGTGGAGGTGCGCACCAAGGACTTCCAGCTCGCGAAGCAGAAGTTCACGGCCGACGAGGACGAGCCCATGTTCATCGTCGAGAGCGAGAAGAGCGGGGCCCGGGCGGCGCACAGGGCGGAGGCACTGAGCAAGCGATCGTGA
- the def gene encoding peptide deformylase: protein MAKRKTTKRPASIRQLGDPVLRTKADPVRVFDAALAETVDLMFASMYEAQGVGLAANQIGLSHSLFVMDCEGVVAVVANPRLTFVSEERETGPEGCLSVSGHQYPTSRAVRATVVGQDETGAEIEITGEGEVARCLQHETDHLIGKVYLDRLSGDVRKQARAEVETAR from the coding sequence GTGGCGAAGCGGAAGACGACGAAACGGCCGGCCTCGATCCGTCAGCTCGGTGACCCGGTGCTGCGCACCAAGGCCGACCCGGTCAGAGTGTTCGACGCGGCGCTGGCCGAGACGGTCGATCTGATGTTCGCGAGCATGTACGAGGCCCAGGGGGTCGGGCTGGCGGCGAACCAGATCGGGCTGAGTCACTCGCTGTTCGTCATGGACTGCGAGGGGGTCGTGGCGGTCGTGGCCAATCCCCGGCTGACCTTCGTGTCCGAGGAACGGGAGACGGGGCCCGAGGGGTGCCTGTCGGTGTCCGGGCACCAGTACCCCACGTCACGTGCGGTGCGGGCCACGGTGGTGGGGCAGGACGAGACCGGCGCGGAGATCGAGATCACCGGTGAGGGTGAGGTCGCGCGCTGCCTGCAGCACGAGACCGACCATCTGATCGGCAAGGTCTATCTCGACCGGTTGTCGGGTGACGTGCGTAAACAGGCTCGGGCCGAGGTCGAAACCGCTCGCTGA
- a CDS encoding DUF397 domain-containing protein, translating to MTENLTPEWFKSSRSGNGNACVEVATNLLPSTGNVLLRDSKNPDVTPFTFTRAEWEAFVGGARDGEFDI from the coding sequence GTGACGGAGAACCTCACTCCCGAATGGTTCAAGAGCAGCCGCAGCGGTAATGGCAACGCGTGCGTCGAGGTAGCCACGAACCTGCTGCCAAGCACGGGGAACGTTCTCTTGCGTGACAGCAAGAACCCAGATGTCACACCGTTCACCTTCACTCGCGCAGAGTGGGAGGCGTTCGTCGGTGGCGCCAGGGACGGCGAGTTCGACATCTAG
- a CDS encoding helix-turn-helix domain-containing protein: MAEPAGAIGIALLRRHIGRQFERLRVQAGLTQDQAAERVELSKSTLIRMENGTDGVKFRDVQVRHMLEQYRATDTDREVLMALTAETRLGPRKSWWHDYTETSLPPWFAMYVSLEDSAAVIQYYEQELVPGLLQTKSYAERVMQVPPGFVAADEAARRVQARLERQSLLTRPMAPRLEVAMGEAVLHRLLGMGRAIAEEQLQHLLDVTQRLNVELSIVPWAAGMHGGVASGAFILLHFPRDPITDEPLEPPMAYSDLLTGAMYLTKPAEVDSYRLVWSDVQKNCLDPDASRLLIITFLEGLHSDGEPHSRMVQEQPQR, translated from the coding sequence ATGGCTGAACCTGCCGGGGCCATCGGAATCGCCTTGCTACGCCGCCACATCGGCCGCCAGTTCGAACGGTTGCGCGTACAGGCCGGGCTCACCCAGGACCAGGCCGCGGAACGGGTCGAGCTGAGCAAGTCCACTCTCATCCGCATGGAGAACGGCACCGACGGCGTGAAGTTCCGCGACGTCCAGGTGCGCCACATGCTGGAGCAGTACCGGGCCACCGACACCGACCGCGAGGTGCTCATGGCCCTCACCGCGGAGACGCGCCTCGGACCTCGCAAGTCCTGGTGGCACGACTACACCGAGACGTCACTGCCTCCGTGGTTCGCGATGTACGTCTCGCTCGAAGACTCCGCCGCCGTCATCCAGTACTACGAGCAGGAGCTGGTTCCCGGCCTGCTGCAGACCAAATCGTACGCGGAGCGGGTCATGCAGGTCCCTCCGGGCTTCGTCGCCGCCGACGAGGCCGCCCGCCGCGTTCAGGCCCGGCTCGAACGCCAGTCCCTGCTCACCCGCCCCATGGCTCCCCGTCTCGAGGTCGCCATGGGCGAGGCCGTGCTGCACCGCCTGCTCGGCATGGGCCGCGCCATCGCGGAGGAACAGCTCCAGCACCTGCTCGACGTGACCCAGCGCCTCAACGTCGAACTAAGCATCGTTCCCTGGGCGGCGGGAATGCACGGAGGCGTCGCGAGCGGCGCATTCATTCTGCTGCATTTCCCCCGCGACCCGATCACCGACGAACCGCTGGAACCACCAATGGCGTACTCTGACTTGCTGACTGGCGCCATGTATCTGACCAAACCCGCCGAGGTAGACAGTTACCGACTGGTCTGGTCGGACGTCCAGAAGAATTGCCTGGACCCGGACGCGAGTCGTCTGCTGATCATCACCTTCCTGGAAGGACTGCATAGTGACGGAGAACCTCACTCCCGAATGGTTCAAGAGCAGCCGCAGCGGTAA
- a CDS encoding RecQ family ATP-dependent DNA helicase — translation MTAAASRNQEVRDRAEESLRALVGRPEARLHDDQWAAIEALVVDHRRALVVQRTGWGKSAVYFVATALLRAAGVGPTIIISPLLALMRNQIAAAERAGIRAVTVNSSNLDEWAEVYRAIDAGEVDVLLVSPERLNNPDFRERALPQLTGATGLVVIDEAHCVSDWGHDFRPDYRRIRTLLAELPAGVPVLATTATANERVTADVAEQLSVTGTSTLDDVLVLRGTLDRDSLHLGVVELPSPAQRLAWLAENLKTLPGSGIIYCLTVAATEQVSEHLRAAGYEVAAYSGQTEETQRRTAEADLLGNRVKALVATSALGMGFDKPDLGFVIHLGAPPSPIAYYQQVGRAGRGLSQATVVLLPGREDREVWNYFAGLAFPAEHQVRATLDALAGRDGPMSTMLLETQVDLSRSRLDMMLKVLDVDGAVQRVRGGWLSTGQPWQYDEERYERVRATRRAEEQSMLDYVNTSGCRMQFLRRTLDDAVAEACGRCDRCGGVQFELTVDGSDVETAGEVLNRPGVAVDARRQWPNGMAELGVPLKGRIAPGEQAETGRAIAGVTDLGWGAQLRALFNPETPDGEVPVPLRHAIVAVIDAWELPERPDCIVVIESVSRPQLVRHLAEGLSKYLRLPITARLVPDPASTPGEGAANSAHRVKAVANRYQLTPSEPEPTETGPGSAGGVEGRSVLLIDDRTITGWTLTVAARQLRQAGATAVRPLVLAAG, via the coding sequence ATGACAGCTGCGGCGAGCCGTAACCAAGAGGTCCGCGACCGCGCGGAGGAGTCGCTGCGCGCGCTGGTCGGGCGGCCGGAGGCCCGGCTGCACGACGATCAGTGGGCGGCGATCGAGGCGCTGGTGGTCGATCACCGGCGGGCCCTGGTGGTGCAGCGCACCGGCTGGGGTAAGTCGGCGGTGTACTTCGTGGCCACCGCCCTGCTGCGGGCGGCCGGGGTCGGCCCCACGATCATCATCTCGCCGCTGCTGGCGCTGATGCGCAACCAGATCGCGGCGGCCGAGCGGGCGGGCATCCGCGCTGTCACGGTCAACTCGTCGAACCTCGACGAGTGGGCCGAGGTCTACCGCGCGATCGACGCCGGTGAGGTTGACGTGCTGCTCGTGTCACCGGAGCGGCTGAACAACCCCGACTTCCGCGAGCGGGCGCTCCCCCAGCTGACGGGTGCCACCGGCCTGGTCGTGATCGACGAGGCGCACTGTGTCTCCGACTGGGGGCACGACTTCCGGCCCGACTACCGGCGTATCCGCACGCTGCTGGCCGAGTTGCCGGCCGGGGTGCCGGTGCTGGCCACCACGGCCACGGCCAACGAACGGGTGACGGCCGACGTCGCCGAGCAGTTGTCGGTCACCGGCACGTCGACGCTTGACGATGTGCTGGTTCTGCGGGGCACGCTCGACCGGGACTCGCTGCACCTCGGGGTGGTCGAACTACCCTCTCCCGCACAGCGTCTGGCCTGGCTCGCCGAGAACCTCAAGACCCTTCCCGGCTCAGGCATCATCTACTGCCTCACGGTCGCGGCGACCGAGCAGGTCTCGGAGCACCTGCGGGCGGCCGGTTACGAGGTGGCGGCCTACTCCGGGCAGACCGAGGAGACCCAGCGCCGCACCGCTGAGGCCGATCTGCTGGGCAACCGGGTCAAGGCGCTGGTCGCGACCTCGGCGCTGGGCATGGGTTTCGACAAGCCTGACCTGGGGTTCGTGATCCACCTCGGGGCGCCGCCCTCGCCGATCGCCTATTACCAGCAGGTGGGCCGTGCGGGGCGTGGGCTCTCGCAGGCGACGGTGGTGCTGCTGCCGGGCCGCGAAGATCGTGAGGTCTGGAACTACTTCGCGGGTCTCGCTTTTCCTGCCGAGCACCAGGTGCGGGCCACGCTCGATGCGCTGGCCGGGCGCGACGGGCCGATGTCGACGATGCTGCTGGAGACCCAGGTCGACCTGAGCCGCTCCCGGCTGGACATGATGCTGAAGGTGCTCGACGTCGACGGTGCGGTGCAGCGGGTGCGTGGTGGCTGGCTCAGCACCGGTCAGCCGTGGCAGTACGACGAGGAGCGGTACGAGCGGGTGCGGGCCACCCGACGGGCCGAAGAGCAGTCGATGCTCGATTACGTCAACACGTCCGGGTGCCGGATGCAGTTCTTGCGGCGCACTTTGGACGACGCGGTCGCCGAGGCCTGCGGGCGCTGCGACCGCTGTGGTGGGGTCCAGTTCGAACTGACGGTGGACGGGTCCGACGTCGAGACCGCCGGAGAGGTGCTGAACCGGCCAGGTGTGGCGGTCGACGCGCGGCGGCAGTGGCCGAACGGCATGGCCGAGCTCGGCGTGCCGTTGAAGGGCCGCATCGCGCCGGGCGAGCAGGCCGAGACCGGGCGCGCGATCGCAGGAGTCACCGATCTCGGCTGGGGTGCGCAACTGCGGGCGCTCTTCAACCCCGAGACGCCTGACGGCGAGGTGCCAGTGCCGCTGCGACACGCCATCGTCGCGGTGATCGATGCCTGGGAACTGCCCGAGCGGCCCGACTGCATCGTGGTGATCGAGTCGGTCTCCCGGCCGCAGCTGGTCCGGCACCTCGCCGAGGGCCTGTCCAAGTACCTGCGCCTGCCCATCACGGCCCGGCTGGTGCCAGACCCCGCGTCCACCCCGGGAGAGGGCGCCGCGAACTCGGCACACCGGGTCAAGGCCGTGGCCAACCGCTATCAGCTGACTCCGAGCGAACCCGAGCCCACCGAGACCGGCCCCGGGTCGGCAGGCGGCGTCGAAGGACGGTCAGTCCTCCTCATCGACGACCGCACCATCACCGGCTGGACGCTCACGGTCGCCGCCCGGCAGCTGCGTCAGGCGGGAGCCACGGCGGTCCGTCCGCTGGTCCTGGCCGCCGGCTAA
- a CDS encoding GGDEF domain-containing protein, which produces MSPASLAPRAGDATSLGLPRLCLGFAAIHAVSAVLGLFMDVDYRGALIAVDGACAAVFVLIAFLASTRRLPGWRRETAAAIVPILAATAACARAGLIDQYWPAAELILAAAAACVVSARNWFWAVLASCGALWVGCVVTAVARGGFTTDEAARWVNMLLMIGAAAGLAMAVRRARTSAAMALVDAHRQVMEQSVKDPLTGVANRKGLELVARPMIDLARRQGHAVHALVVDVDTLRGINEQHGIKDGDEVLKAVAQGLLNATRATDVVARWAGDEFVMIGPGTGTSPLEMERRIRSYLAEKVKLPREVWQGRVSAGIATLVPWDADDLEGLLERAIQDLSLRRSLKRRAAARMKEEDEELANISSPDVRETAGKPDSEA; this is translated from the coding sequence GTGAGTCCTGCCTCCCTCGCCCCCAGAGCCGGTGACGCGACCAGCCTCGGGCTGCCGCGTCTGTGTCTCGGCTTCGCCGCCATCCACGCCGTCAGTGCCGTGCTCGGCCTGTTCATGGATGTCGATTACCGCGGGGCTCTGATCGCCGTCGACGGCGCGTGCGCCGCCGTCTTCGTGCTGATCGCGTTCCTGGCGTCCACCCGGCGACTGCCGGGTTGGCGCCGCGAGACCGCTGCGGCCATCGTCCCCATCCTCGCCGCCACCGCCGCCTGCGCCCGCGCCGGCCTGATCGACCAGTACTGGCCGGCCGCCGAGCTGATCCTCGCCGCGGCCGCCGCCTGCGTGGTCAGCGCCCGCAACTGGTTCTGGGCCGTGCTGGCCTCGTGCGGTGCCCTCTGGGTCGGCTGTGTCGTCACCGCGGTCGCCCGGGGCGGCTTCACCACCGACGAGGCCGCCCGCTGGGTCAACATGCTGCTGATGATCGGGGCCGCCGCCGGCCTCGCGATGGCTGTCCGCCGAGCCCGCACCAGTGCGGCGATGGCCCTGGTCGACGCCCACCGCCAGGTCATGGAGCAGTCCGTCAAGGACCCGCTGACCGGCGTCGCCAACCGCAAGGGCCTCGAGCTCGTCGCCCGCCCGATGATCGACCTGGCCCGACGCCAGGGCCACGCCGTGCACGCCCTGGTCGTCGACGTCGACACCCTGCGCGGCATCAACGAGCAGCACGGCATCAAGGACGGCGACGAGGTGCTCAAGGCCGTGGCCCAGGGCCTGCTCAACGCCACCCGGGCCACCGACGTGGTCGCCCGCTGGGCCGGCGACGAGTTCGTCATGATCGGCCCGGGCACCGGCACCTCCCCGCTGGAGATGGAACGCCGAATCCGTTCCTACCTGGCCGAGAAGGTCAAGCTGCCGCGTGAGGTCTGGCAGGGCCGGGTCAGTGCCGGCATCGCGACCCTCGTCCCGTGGGACGCCGACGACCTCGAGGGCCTGCTCGAACGCGCCATCCAGGACCTCTCCCTGCGCCGCTCGCTGAAGCGCCGGGCCGCCGCACGGATGAAGGAGGAGGACGAGGAGCTGGCCAACATCTCCTCGCCCGACGTCCGTGAGACCGCGGGCAAGCCCGATTCCGAGGCGTGA
- a CDS encoding DegV family protein: MAGPVAVVTDSTAYLPAALAAELGVTVVPLQVVVNGVSRPEDIGSGTEITFDAHDVVSALRADRPVTTSRPSPQVFVDTYRRLRARGFSAVVSVHLSGDISGTVAAARLAASEVAADGFTVEVVDSRSLGMGLGFGVQAAVGALAAGAGPAEAARAAAHRSLNTSIYIYLDTLEFLRRGGRIGAATALLGSALTIKPVLALADGRLEPLERVRTTQRALTRLLELSIAEVSPAGPGEHDGRGTSIAVHHLSAPERAQELADRLREQLPAMGDVPVTEVGPVIGAHVGPGAVGVVVSRPAGA; encoded by the coding sequence ATGGCCGGTCCTGTCGCCGTCGTCACCGATTCCACCGCCTACCTGCCGGCCGCGCTGGCCGCGGAGCTGGGCGTCACGGTGGTTCCCCTGCAGGTCGTCGTGAACGGGGTCTCCCGTCCCGAGGACATCGGGTCGGGCACCGAGATCACCTTCGACGCCCACGACGTGGTGTCGGCGTTGCGGGCCGACCGGCCGGTCACCACCTCCCGGCCGTCGCCCCAGGTCTTCGTCGACACCTACCGTCGTCTACGGGCGCGCGGTTTCTCCGCCGTGGTCTCGGTACACCTGTCCGGTGACATCTCCGGCACCGTCGCCGCCGCCCGCCTCGCCGCCTCCGAGGTGGCGGCCGACGGTTTCACCGTCGAGGTCGTCGACTCCCGTTCGCTCGGCATGGGCCTCGGCTTCGGAGTCCAGGCCGCGGTGGGCGCGCTCGCCGCGGGCGCCGGTCCCGCCGAGGCCGCCCGGGCGGCCGCCCACCGGTCGCTCAACACCTCGATCTACATCTACCTCGACACTCTCGAGTTCCTGCGTCGTGGAGGCCGGATCGGTGCGGCGACCGCCCTGCTGGGTTCGGCGCTGACCATCAAGCCCGTCCTCGCTCTCGCCGACGGGCGCCTGGAGCCACTCGAGCGCGTCCGCACCACCCAGCGGGCCCTCACGCGTCTCCTCGAGCTGTCGATCGCCGAGGTGAGCCCGGCCGGGCCGGGGGAGCACGACGGGCGGGGCACGAGCATTGCCGTGCACCATCTCTCCGCCCCGGAGCGGGCACAGGAGCTCGCCGACCGGTTGCGCGAACAACTCCCGGCGATGGGGGACGTGCCGGTCACCGAAGTCGGTCCGGTCATCGGTGCGCACGTGGGGCCGGGCGCGGTCGGGGTGGTCGTGTCCCGTCCGGCGGGTGCCTGA
- a CDS encoding helix-hairpin-helix domain-containing protein: MRSDEPPRPRRLLEDSPESGGYGPDDFEGHGAWPSDWRSGSHSAADDEQALRDLREGLVRSRVPGGARWEVPVRAALAAALLAFVIAVGAGFLLLRNRSAEVGESVPPAPSVSVSVAPMTDAAAHPDLSPSPAVVGTVGSVRVHVVGQVKKPGVVSLGTDARVQDAIEAAGGAGGRADLGRLNLARKVVDGERILVPKPGQKLPDEATAAGAGPGAGAGPGGAAGSGGTGGPAGAGAPIDLNTATVGELDALPGVGPVLAGRILDWRQANGRFTTVDDLNEVSGIGDATMEKLRPMVRV, from the coding sequence ATGCGATCCGACGAACCTCCGCGGCCGAGGCGGCTTCTCGAGGATTCCCCGGAGTCCGGCGGGTACGGGCCGGACGATTTCGAGGGGCACGGCGCCTGGCCGTCCGACTGGCGCTCCGGCTCGCACAGTGCTGCCGACGACGAGCAGGCCCTGCGTGATCTGAGGGAGGGGCTGGTGCGTTCCCGGGTGCCTGGCGGTGCCCGCTGGGAGGTGCCGGTCCGGGCCGCGCTGGCCGCGGCACTGCTCGCCTTCGTGATCGCGGTCGGCGCCGGTTTCCTGTTGCTGCGCAACAGGTCGGCCGAGGTCGGTGAGTCGGTTCCTCCGGCTCCGTCGGTCTCCGTCTCGGTCGCGCCGATGACGGACGCGGCGGCTCACCCCGACCTGTCCCCGTCACCTGCCGTGGTGGGCACGGTGGGGTCGGTGCGGGTGCACGTGGTCGGCCAGGTCAAGAAGCCCGGTGTGGTGTCGCTGGGTACGGACGCGCGGGTGCAGGACGCGATCGAGGCGGCCGGGGGAGCGGGTGGCCGGGCCGACCTGGGCCGTCTCAACCTGGCCCGCAAAGTGGTCGACGGTGAACGGATCCTGGTGCCCAAGCCCGGTCAGAAGCTCCCCGACGAAGCCACCGCTGCCGGTGCCGGGCCCGGGGCCGGTGCCGGGCCCGGCGGAGCGGCCGGCAGCGGTGGCACCGGTGGTCCTGCCGGTGCGGGAGCGCCGATCGACCTGAACACGGCCACGGTCGGCGAACTCGACGCGCTCCCCGGCGTCGGGCCGGTGCTGGCCGGGCGCATCCTCGATTGGCGCCAGGCCAACGGTCGTTTCACCACCGTCGACGATCTGAACGAGGTCTCCGGCATCGGCGACGCCACCATGGAGAAGCTGCGCCCGATGGTCCGGGTCTGA
- a CDS encoding ComEC/Rec2 family competence protein: MTRRAALNEAARTWFSRGGARRTAPGETRRPARPQRPASRPRPDLRLLPGAAAAWLLTWGALVLPAEVVLTLGGLLSILLLLALLLALAHLRQQTRRRGPADRALPGSRLSRSRRGRVPGERRPHPLPSPGLDDRLPRRPGALWADLDRLAARAVATTDLRAGRRRGRRVALTSARRRRESRPGRRRSPGRYRARTTPVTWGAGLLLALALTAPVTAITGVRMMHRQQDPLTAAAARQSTVTFEGRVSGDPKKLTATSFGGEPLVLVRLKLSRIEVGGKASGARRTLRSSAQLVVFGSGTWGDLVAGQRVRAPAKLKPTDPGKPEVAVAFVRSGPEITHPGTWPWRFAEHLREGLREACAGLPSDARGLLPALVVGDTSNLDPDLAADLQAGGLTHLTAVSGSNVAILAAVTFVVIGALRGGRRTQAAGTVLVIAGFVVLARPEPSVLRASVMGVLAVSGVLVARRSAGAPVLAATVVILLGVDPWLARSFGFALSVLATAGLLLLVPIWLYRLRRWPQGPVLALAVPVAALVVTAPVTILLDPVVSLVSIPANLLADAAVAPATIAGVVAAALSLVWPDGATLVAWAGGLATQWIAIVAHRAADVPAGALPWPDGPAGSALFAALSLVCAGLLVRGAWRTALATPVLVGACLVLPRWVPVLPGGGPPSDWLVVQCEVGQGSATAIRSGPDRAVLVDAGPDPQLADRCLRRAGVHHLDLVLVTHFHADHADGLAGALDGRGAPPVYVSPVALPGTQAREVAALAPGSRTLPVTGGISGTAGTGDWQVRWRLVPPSASAVRAGLAAGRDPEGEEINNVSVVMLAEVRGVRVAALGDVEPDAQRALLRTLTTETTSTADPASAVSSQDVDVVVLSHHGSAKQEERLYRFLHPRVALIGVGADNDYGHPAPAALSMLQRVGARAFRTDTQGQIAVVGGPRDLRVVTSK, encoded by the coding sequence GTGACCCGCCGGGCGGCGCTGAACGAGGCCGCGCGCACCTGGTTCTCCCGGGGTGGAGCCCGTCGCACCGCTCCCGGTGAGACCCGTCGCCCGGCCCGTCCGCAGCGTCCGGCGTCGCGTCCCCGACCCGATCTGCGCCTGCTCCCCGGCGCGGCCGCAGCCTGGCTCCTGACCTGGGGCGCCCTGGTGCTGCCGGCCGAAGTGGTGCTGACGCTGGGCGGATTGCTCAGCATCCTGCTGCTTCTGGCGCTTCTGCTCGCGCTCGCACACCTCCGGCAGCAGACGCGGCGGAGAGGACCCGCCGATCGCGCGCTTCCCGGCAGCCGCCTCTCCCGTTCCCGGCGGGGCCGGGTGCCCGGAGAACGGCGTCCTCACCCTCTTCCTTCTCCGGGTCTCGACGACCGGCTCCCGCGACGCCCCGGGGCGTTGTGGGCCGATCTCGACCGTCTGGCGGCGAGGGCGGTGGCGACCACCGATCTGCGCGCCGGGCGCCGCCGGGGGCGCCGGGTGGCGCTGACCTCCGCCCGGAGACGGCGAGAGTCCCGCCCGGGCCGCCGACGCTCTCCCGGGCGCTACCGCGCCCGCACGACCCCCGTCACCTGGGGCGCGGGCCTGTTGCTCGCCCTCGCGTTGACCGCGCCGGTCACCGCGATCACCGGCGTCCGCATGATGCACCGTCAGCAAGATCCACTGACCGCGGCCGCGGCCCGGCAGAGCACGGTCACCTTCGAGGGGCGGGTCTCCGGCGACCCGAAGAAGCTCACCGCGACCTCGTTCGGCGGCGAGCCCCTCGTTCTGGTGCGGCTGAAGCTGAGCCGGATCGAGGTCGGCGGGAAGGCAAGCGGGGCCCGGCGAACTCTGCGCAGTTCGGCCCAGCTCGTGGTGTTCGGCAGCGGGACGTGGGGGGATCTGGTTGCGGGGCAACGGGTCCGGGCGCCGGCGAAGCTGAAGCCCACCGACCCGGGCAAGCCGGAGGTCGCGGTGGCGTTCGTGCGCTCGGGTCCGGAGATCACCCATCCCGGCACCTGGCCCTGGCGGTTCGCGGAGCACCTGCGTGAAGGGCTGCGCGAGGCGTGCGCCGGTCTGCCCTCCGACGCCCGGGGTCTGCTCCCCGCGCTCGTGGTGGGTGACACGTCGAACCTCGATCCAGACCTCGCGGCCGACCTGCAGGCCGGTGGTCTCACCCATCTGACCGCGGTCTCGGGCAGCAACGTGGCGATCCTGGCGGCGGTGACGTTCGTCGTGATCGGGGCGCTGCGGGGCGGCCGAAGAACGCAGGCGGCCGGAACCGTCCTCGTCATAGCGGGTTTCGTGGTGCTGGCCCGGCCGGAGCCGAGCGTGCTGCGGGCGTCGGTGATGGGTGTTCTGGCCGTGTCCGGGGTTCTGGTGGCCCGGCGGTCGGCCGGAGCGCCGGTGCTGGCGGCGACGGTGGTGATCCTGCTCGGCGTGGATCCCTGGCTGGCCCGGAGTTTCGGGTTCGCGCTGTCGGTGCTGGCCACGGCCGGGCTCCTGCTCCTGGTACCGATCTGGCTGTACCGCCTGCGGCGCTGGCCGCAGGGGCCGGTGCTGGCGCTCGCGGTACCGGTGGCCGCGCTGGTGGTCACGGCGCCGGTGACGATCCTGCTGGATCCGGTGGTGAGCCTGGTGTCGATCCCGGCGAACCTGCTGGCCGACGCCGCGGTCGCCCCGGCCACGATCGCGGGGGTCGTGGCGGCCGCGCTCTCGCTGGTCTGGCCCGACGGCGCCACGCTGGTGGCCTGGGCCGGTGGTCTGGCCACCCAGTGGATCGCGATCGTCGCGCACCGGGCGGCCGACGTGCCGGCCGGGGCACTGCCCTGGCCGGACGGTCCGGCCGGGTCCGCGCTGTTCGCCGCCCTGAGCCTGGTCTGCGCGGGGTTGCTCGTGCGGGGTGCCTGGCGCACGGCCCTGGCCACACCCGTGCTGGTCGGGGCCTGCCTGGTGCTGCCGCGCTGGGTGCCGGTCCTGCCGGGCGGGGGGCCGCCCTCGGACTGGCTCGTGGTCCAGTGCGAGGTGGGCCAGGGGTCCGCGACCGCCATCCGAAGCGGCCCCGACCGGGCGGTCCTCGTCGACGCGGGCCCCGACCCGCAACTGGCCGACCGCTGCCTGAGGCGGGCGGGCGTCCACCATCTGGATCTGGTGCTCGTCACCCACTTTCACGCCGATCACGCCGATGGACTCGCCGGGGCCCTCGACGGGCGCGGCGCCCCACCGGTCTACGTGAGCCCGGTCGCGCTGCCCGGCACGCAGGCCCGGGAGGTGGCGGCCCTGGCGCCCGGTTCTCGCACACTCCCGGTCACCGGCGGCATCAGCGGCACCGCGGGAACGGGCGACTGGCAGGTGCGGTGGCGACTGGTTCCGCCGTCGGCGTCCGCGGTGCGGGCCGGGCTGGCGGCGGGCCGTGATCCTGAGGGGGAGGAGATCAACAACGTCAGCGTGGTGATGCTGGCCGAGGTGAGAGGTGTGCGGGTCGCAGCCCTGGGCGACGTGGAGCCGGACGCACAGCGGGCGCTGCTCCGAACACTGACCACGGAAACGACGAGCACAGCAGATCCGGCCAGTGCGGTGTCGTCCCAGGACGTCGACGTGGTCGTTCTCTCGCACCACGGATCGGCGAAGCAGGAGGAGCGGCTGTACCGCTTCCTGCATCCACGGGTGGCCCTGATCGGCGTCGGGGCGGACAACGACTACGGGCATCCCGCCCCGGCGGCACTCTCGATGCTGCAGCGGGTCGGGGCCCGGGCCTTCCGCACCGACACACAGGGGCAGATCGCCGTGGTCGGCGGTCCGCGCGACCTGAGGGTGGTGACGTCGAAGTGA